In one window of Desulfonatronum thioautotrophicum DNA:
- a CDS encoding MBL fold metallo-hydrolase, with protein sequence MKYVLQLIVFAVLLPLAFGCSGKNPHYDPDKPHHTPTGFQNNYPHSRPSGLDFWRWFVQRRLEGLPKKPTLELAPVAPDLEYLHANRSQPAVTWIGHATLLMQMGGLNILTDPIFSERASPVQWAGPKRWQAPGVALDQLPHIHLVLISHSHYDHLDLRSVRELAAQPEGAPLFAVPLGLKEWFYRNVPGSRGRVQAYDWWDETVPKVLATALPEAAETTTVHFVPAQHWSQRTLWDRNRTLWGGWVVEQPEFVFYFAGDMGYSRDTKDIGRRFGGFDLAAIPVGAYEPRWFMQSQHINPEEAVLVHQDVRARRSIGVHWGTFHGITDEPLDQPIADLAEAKANHGLTNDDFFLLRHGETRRLD encoded by the coding sequence ATGAAATATGTTCTACAGCTGATTGTATTTGCCGTGCTGTTGCCTCTGGCTTTCGGGTGCTCAGGCAAGAACCCGCACTATGATCCTGATAAACCCCATCACACTCCCACCGGCTTTCAGAACAACTATCCTCACAGCCGTCCCAGCGGCTTGGATTTCTGGCGCTGGTTCGTGCAACGGCGACTTGAGGGATTACCAAAAAAACCAACCCTGGAGCTGGCACCGGTGGCTCCAGACCTGGAGTATCTGCATGCCAATCGTTCCCAGCCGGCCGTGACATGGATCGGTCACGCCACGTTGCTGATGCAGATGGGTGGGCTGAATATTCTGACGGATCCAATTTTTTCCGAACGGGCCTCCCCGGTGCAATGGGCCGGACCGAAGCGGTGGCAGGCTCCGGGCGTGGCACTGGATCAGCTGCCACATATCCACCTGGTGCTGATCTCCCACAGCCATTATGATCACCTGGATTTACGCTCGGTTCGAGAGCTGGCCGCACAACCTGAGGGCGCGCCACTGTTTGCGGTGCCATTGGGGCTTAAGGAATGGTTCTATCGCAATGTTCCCGGGTCACGGGGCCGAGTTCAGGCTTATGACTGGTGGGACGAGACAGTGCCGAAAGTTTTGGCAACGGCCCTTCCGGAGGCCGCCGAGACCACAACCGTGCATTTCGTTCCGGCCCAGCACTGGTCGCAACGTACCCTGTGGGATCGGAATCGAACCCTTTGGGGTGGGTGGGTGGTGGAGCAGCCGGAGTTCGTGTTCTACTTCGCCGGAGACATGGGCTATTCGCGGGATACCAAGGATATCGGGAGGCGCTTCGGCGGATTTGATCTGGCGGCCATTCCGGTGGGTGCGTATGAACCGCGGTGGTTCATGCAGAGCCAGCATATCAATCCGGAGGAGGCGGTTCTGGTGCACCAGGACGTCCGGGCGCGGCGATCCATCGGCGTGCATTGGGGGACGTTTCACGGCATCACGGATGAACCCCTGGACCAGCCCATTGCGGATCTGGCCGAGGCCAAGGCCAATCATGGCTTGACGAATGACGACTTCTTTTTGTTGCGCCACGGGGAAACACGGCGATTGGATTGA
- the mraZ gene encoding division/cell wall cluster transcriptional repressor MraZ, which produces MTFRGHAYRSLDPKGRLVLPSEFRDVILSTGSPGRAILTNFDGCVVGYSLQEWDRIEESFQRVNMANRQLRDFQRFFISGAMEVELDKQGRVLIPPHLRSYAGLSREVALAGVGRKFEIWDLDRFEEQRRKMEENFDQVMDTLAQTDCDLRL; this is translated from the coding sequence ATGACCTTTCGTGGACATGCCTATCGCAGCTTGGATCCTAAGGGGCGTTTAGTGCTTCCTTCGGAATTCCGGGATGTTATCCTTTCCACAGGATCTCCGGGTCGGGCAATATTGACGAATTTTGACGGATGCGTGGTGGGGTATTCCTTGCAAGAGTGGGATCGCATTGAGGAGAGTTTTCAGCGCGTCAATATGGCCAACCGCCAACTCCGCGATTTTCAGCGATTCTTCATTTCCGGCGCCATGGAAGTGGAGCTGGACAAGCAGGGGCGGGTGCTCATCCCCCCGCATCTCCGCTCCTATGCTGGACTTTCCAGGGAAGTCGCCTTGGCCGGAGTCGGCCGTAAATTTGAAATATGGGATCTGGACCGTTTTGAAGAGCAGCGGCGCAAAATGGAAGAAAATTTTGATCAGGTCATGGACACTCTGGCTCAAACGGACTGCGATCTGCGTCTGTAG
- a CDS encoding HD-GYP domain-containing protein, with the protein MRSAAVKPGQELHEEFYQVSPLILESFPRFRLPLDTFEFREHIAQLVPLTRADQRINKEQRQEILDKSGHGLIFVARKDHSIYARHISKQLDLVLMDSNLKTSEIALIFQQALTDRLEDFLEQPVASVFSTLQTDLLVLTEFLWQDPFRIKEIKQHLWSDHSQARHGVNSTFVGLALYIRLNEGELRRKHLDEVALGLLVHDLGMCKIPPFIREKATLLNREEREKIQEHCWIGAKLLHALGVRADSILKQALEHQERLDGKGYPQKLSGREISVVGQLCAAVDSYCAMITHRPYAEAQSPDSALAALIQSPGYNAKMVRALQGVMLAG; encoded by the coding sequence ATGCGCAGTGCCGCTGTGAAACCGGGACAGGAATTGCATGAGGAGTTTTATCAGGTCAGCCCACTGATCTTGGAAAGCTTTCCCCGATTTCGTTTGCCTTTGGACACTTTCGAATTTCGAGAGCACATTGCTCAACTGGTTCCCTTGACCCGGGCCGACCAGCGGATCAACAAAGAACAACGGCAGGAAATCCTGGACAAGAGCGGCCATGGTCTGATCTTTGTTGCCCGCAAGGACCACTCGATCTACGCCAGACACATCAGCAAGCAGTTGGATTTGGTCTTGATGGACTCCAACCTGAAAACTTCAGAAATCGCCCTGATTTTTCAACAGGCTCTGACCGATCGCCTGGAAGATTTCCTGGAGCAGCCCGTAGCCTCGGTCTTCTCGACCCTGCAAACAGATCTGCTCGTACTGACCGAGTTTCTGTGGCAGGATCCCTTCCGGATCAAGGAGATCAAGCAACACCTCTGGAGCGACCATTCCCAGGCCAGGCATGGCGTCAATTCCACCTTCGTCGGTCTGGCCTTGTACATACGGCTCAACGAAGGGGAACTGCGCCGCAAACATCTGGACGAAGTGGCCCTGGGCCTCCTGGTGCACGACCTGGGCATGTGTAAAATCCCACCGTTCATCCGGGAGAAGGCCACGCTGCTGAACCGTGAAGAACGGGAAAAAATTCAGGAGCATTGCTGGATTGGGGCAAAACTGCTCCACGCCCTGGGCGTTCGCGCGGACTCGATTCTCAAGCAAGCGCTGGAACACCAGGAGCGGCTGGACGGCAAGGGCTACCCGCAAAAGCTTTCAGGAAGGGAAATCAGCGTGGTCGGCCAACTGTGCGCCGCGGTGGATTCGTATTGCGCCATGATTACGCACAGACCCTATGCCGAAGCCCAGAGCCCCGACAGCGCCCTGGCCGCGCTCATTCAGAGTCCCGGCTACAATGCCAAGATGGTTCGCGCCCTGCAGGGCGTGATGCTGGCAGGATGA
- the rsmH gene encoding 16S rRNA (cytosine(1402)-N(4))-methyltransferase RsmH, with protein MTTVLESIPQPSHQPVLIEEVLTYLAPRPGGHYLDGTLGLGGHTRAVLEATGGKAEVVGMDRDPLALEAASRMLRAEWPEAALTLRHECFSRFTDVLDEMGWNELDGALLDLGFSSFQLDSPERGFSFLMDGPLDMRMNPSGAGVTAGDVVNAYPARQIAKIIFEFGEEPLAGRIARGIEAARRSAPITSTLELARIVELAYPPARRARARNHPATRTFQALRMFVNDEAGELKQFLEQIVPHLAEAARVVIISFHSIEDRIVKQFFVHQAKACLCPPLQPFCLCGHKATLKILTKKPVMAKSAELAANPRSRSAKLRAAERTNVHEDTDS; from the coding sequence GTGACCACCGTGCTCGAATCCATTCCTCAGCCGAGCCACCAGCCGGTGTTGATCGAGGAGGTGCTCACGTATCTCGCTCCACGTCCAGGAGGGCACTACCTGGACGGAACCCTGGGGCTTGGCGGTCACACACGAGCTGTTCTGGAAGCCACCGGAGGCAAAGCCGAGGTCGTGGGAATGGACCGGGATCCCCTGGCTCTGGAAGCGGCCTCCAGGATGCTTCGTGCAGAGTGGCCCGAGGCCGCCCTGACACTGCGGCACGAGTGTTTCAGCCGGTTCACGGATGTTCTTGACGAAATGGGCTGGAACGAACTGGACGGGGCTCTGCTGGATTTGGGGTTTTCCTCCTTTCAGTTGGATTCGCCGGAGCGCGGCTTCAGCTTTCTTATGGACGGCCCTTTGGACATGCGGATGAATCCCAGTGGGGCTGGAGTAACGGCAGGGGACGTGGTCAATGCCTATCCAGCCCGGCAAATTGCCAAGATCATCTTTGAATTCGGCGAGGAGCCACTGGCTGGAAGAATCGCCAGGGGGATCGAAGCAGCACGGCGAAGTGCACCCATCACGTCCACCCTGGAGCTGGCGCGGATAGTGGAGTTGGCCTATCCCCCGGCACGCAGGGCCCGGGCCCGCAATCATCCGGCAACCCGCACGTTTCAGGCCTTGCGAATGTTTGTCAACGATGAAGCCGGAGAGCTCAAACAGTTTTTGGAACAGATCGTACCGCACCTTGCGGAAGCCGCCAGGGTCGTAATCATTTCATTTCATTCCATCGAGGACCGGATCGTCAAGCAGTTTTTCGTGCACCAGGCCAAGGCGTGTCTTTGTCCACCGCTCCAACCCTTTTGTCTGTGTGGCCATAAGGCAACATTGAAGATTCTGACAAAAAAACCAGTCATGGCCAAAAGTGCCGAACTGGCCGCCAACCCCCGGAGCCGAAGCGCCAAGTTGCGGGCTGCCGAGCGGACCAATGTCCACGAGGATACGGATTCGTAA
- the aprB gene encoding adenylyl-sulfate reductase subunit beta encodes MPTFVNPEKCDGCKGGEKTACMYICPNDLMILDAQEMKAFNQEPDACWECYSCVKICPQGAIEARPYADFAPMGGTSIPLRSGDSIMWTIKFRNGNIKRFKFPIRTTAEGSIKPYEGKPEPGDLESELLFTETELKKPGEVLEGKGKTFEPTDPDYTQCWFEPTCEPGNRV; translated from the coding sequence ATGCCTACGTTTGTGAATCCCGAGAAATGCGACGGTTGCAAGGGCGGTGAAAAGACCGCTTGCATGTATATCTGTCCCAATGATCTGATGATCCTGGATGCCCAGGAGATGAAGGCCTTTAATCAGGAGCCGGATGCCTGCTGGGAATGTTACTCTTGCGTGAAGATCTGTCCCCAGGGTGCCATCGAGGCCCGGCCCTACGCTGACTTTGCGCCCATGGGCGGGACGAGTATTCCTCTGCGCAGCGGCGACTCCATCATGTGGACCATCAAGTTCCGGAACGGAAACATCAAGCGATTCAAGTTTCCGATCCGGACCACGGCAGAAGGATCCATCAAGCCGTATGAGGGCAAGCCGGAACCGGGTGATTTGGAAAGCGAGCTGTTGTTCACCGAGACCGAACTGAAGAAGCCTGGTGAGGTTTTGGAGGGCAAGGGCAAGACGTTTGAACCAACGGATCCGGACTATACCCAGTGTTGGTTTGAGCCGACCTGTGAACCCGGTAACAGGGTGTAA
- a CDS encoding HD domain-containing protein, which translates to MAGIRKSLLQLIFSGSFMKRWNDKLRPMELMEVDKQAHKMIVAWMLFELNTRELSREDRLRIGERIVEGGIFEYLYRLVITDIKPPVFYQIKANPAHYRQLTDWVLDQLKPRVECLGMAFWGRLRHWLDHPEEGDLARRILDAAHGYASRWEFHLITHVQNYDDELEEIEESFRAQLETHRDLLGMTELLQGTGSHLGRLAHLSGQLRFQKRWSQTPRVPETSVLGHMFVVACFSYFFSLAVGACRARAQNNFFAGLVHDLPELLTRDIISPVKRSVVRIGDLIREYEFKELERRVFRPLEQGGYADLSERLAYFLGLDVGSEFLSTVMLEGLIREVNWDQLQTTYNQDHFDPKDGKLLKVCDSLAAFMEAYTSLRNGISSDQLQQALWRIRTEYQQTTLGDGVHIGALLADFD; encoded by the coding sequence ATGGCCGGAATCCGTAAAAGCCTCTTGCAGCTGATTTTTTCCGGATCGTTCATGAAGCGCTGGAACGACAAGCTGCGGCCCATGGAGTTGATGGAGGTGGACAAGCAGGCGCACAAGATGATCGTGGCCTGGATGCTGTTCGAGCTGAATACGCGTGAGTTGTCCCGAGAAGATCGGCTTCGTATCGGCGAGCGGATCGTCGAGGGGGGGATTTTCGAATATCTCTATCGATTGGTGATAACGGACATCAAGCCGCCGGTGTTTTACCAGATCAAGGCCAATCCAGCTCATTATCGTCAGCTCACGGACTGGGTCCTGGACCAGCTCAAGCCGCGGGTCGAATGTCTGGGCATGGCCTTCTGGGGGCGGTTACGTCACTGGCTGGACCACCCGGAGGAAGGCGATCTGGCCCGAAGAATTCTGGACGCAGCCCATGGATACGCCAGTCGTTGGGAATTTCATTTGATCACCCACGTCCAGAATTATGACGATGAGCTGGAAGAGATCGAGGAAAGCTTCCGCGCCCAGCTGGAGACGCACCGGGATCTTCTAGGCATGACCGAGCTGCTCCAGGGAACGGGAAGCCACTTGGGCCGACTGGCTCATCTCAGCGGTCAGCTGCGTTTTCAAAAGCGCTGGTCGCAGACACCGCGGGTCCCGGAAACCTCGGTTTTGGGGCACATGTTCGTGGTGGCCTGCTTCAGTTATTTTTTCAGTTTGGCGGTGGGTGCCTGTCGGGCCCGCGCGCAGAACAATTTTTTTGCCGGGCTGGTCCATGACCTGCCGGAACTATTGACCAGGGATATTATCTCCCCGGTCAAACGCTCGGTAGTCCGTATTGGCGACCTGATCCGGGAGTATGAATTCAAGGAACTGGAGCGACGGGTTTTCAGGCCTCTGGAGCAGGGCGGCTACGCTGATCTTTCCGAACGGCTGGCCTATTTTCTCGGGCTGGACGTCGGATCGGAATTCCTGAGCACGGTCATGCTGGAGGGGCTCATCCGGGAGGTGAACTGGGACCAACTCCAAACCACCTACAATCAGGATCATTTTGATCCCAAAGACGGCAAGCTATTGAAGGTTTGCGACAGCCTGGCCGCCTTCATGGAGGCGTACACATCCCTGCGCAACGGAATCAGCAGCGATCAGCTCCAGCAGGCTCTTTGGCGCATCCGGACCGAGTACCAGCAGACCACCCTCGGGGATGGCGTGCACATCGGCGCTTTGCTGGCCGACTTTGACTGA
- a CDS encoding NUDIX hydrolase gives MEHDPPTPWLEWSREIQSLSQTGLAFAQTHYERVRYHRLLELASEMVSHRTCLDSDDVLRTFQVQPGYATVKVDVRGAVVRDDRILLVRERTDGRWAMPGGWADVGEYPSDMISREIREESGYEAKPVRLIGVYDANRAGRPMEFFHAYKVIFLCELTGGAPAASDETSDVGFFPFDDLPSLSEHRTNQVHLLEVRRHLADPTRPAAFD, from the coding sequence ATGGAACATGATCCACCTACCCCCTGGCTGGAATGGTCCCGGGAAATTCAATCCCTGAGCCAGACCGGTCTCGCATTTGCCCAGACCCACTACGAACGTGTCCGCTATCACCGTCTTCTGGAATTGGCCTCGGAGATGGTTTCCCATCGTACCTGTCTGGACAGCGATGACGTTTTGCGCACGTTTCAAGTCCAGCCCGGTTACGCAACCGTCAAGGTGGATGTCCGCGGAGCCGTGGTCCGGGATGACCGTATCCTGCTTGTCCGGGAACGAACCGACGGTCGGTGGGCCATGCCCGGGGGATGGGCCGATGTGGGAGAGTATCCTTCGGATATGATCTCCCGGGAGATTCGGGAGGAGAGCGGATACGAGGCCAAGCCGGTGCGGTTGATCGGCGTGTACGACGCCAACCGGGCCGGGCGACCCATGGAGTTTTTTCACGCCTATAAGGTGATTTTTCTCTGCGAGCTGACAGGGGGGGCTCCCGCAGCCAGCGATGAAACCTCGGATGTGGGGTTCTTCCCCTTTGATGATCTGCCATCCCTGTCAGAGCATCGGACCAACCAGGTGCATCTTTTGGAGGTTCGGCGCCATCTTGCCGATCCGACACGTCCCGCCGCCTTTGACTGA
- a CDS encoding cryptochrome/photolyase family protein: protein MRDMILVLGDQLDANASILNNADPGQDTIWMAEVQEEASHVWSHKTRLVLFFAAMRHFRDLLRSRGLDVRYHALTEQKSQDRGSSLADVLRADIRAHQPQRLVVTRPGDYRVLCSIQQVAKDTNISLHIAEDTHFLTTPEAYAAFAKGRKRILLENFYHHMRRETGLLMDDQGKPLGGRWNFDKDNRRPLTRSVLDRIPRPPSFPPDQVTGEVINLISKRFADHPGRCTDFDHPVTQDQARQALSNFITHRLPDFGAYEDAMHQGEPVLFHSRLSACLNLKLLHPQECLDAALDALRHNAAPLNSVEGFVRQIIGWREYIRGVYWLHMPDYQDMNALDHQRPIPSLFWDGLTDMACLRDAMANVLRLAYTHHIQRLMVLGLFALLAGVHPRRFHEWHMAMYADAVDWVSLPNALGMSQYADGGIVGTKPYCATGKYIQRMGDCCPACAFDPAQSYGPRACPFSVLYWDFLGRHAQRLGTNQRMTLQLANLERRRQDKTLMNRTRKAAQEIRKRYWE from the coding sequence ATGCGCGACATGATTCTTGTTCTCGGCGATCAGCTTGATGCCAACGCTTCGATTCTGAACAACGCCGATCCAGGTCAAGACACCATCTGGATGGCCGAAGTCCAGGAAGAAGCCAGCCACGTTTGGAGCCACAAGACACGGCTGGTGCTCTTCTTTGCGGCCATGCGCCACTTTCGGGATTTACTGCGATCTCGCGGACTGGACGTGCGCTATCATGCCCTGACGGAACAGAAGAGCCAAGACCGAGGCAGCTCCCTGGCCGACGTGCTCCGCGCGGATATCCGTGCACATCAACCGCAACGCCTGGTGGTTACCCGGCCCGGCGACTACCGGGTTTTGTGCTCCATCCAACAGGTGGCCAAGGACACGAACATCTCTTTGCACATCGCGGAGGACACCCACTTTCTCACGACTCCCGAGGCCTACGCAGCCTTTGCCAAGGGACGCAAGCGGATTCTGCTGGAGAATTTTTATCATCATATGCGCCGCGAGACCGGACTGCTCATGGATGATCAGGGCAAGCCCCTGGGCGGGCGCTGGAACTTTGACAAGGACAACCGCCGTCCGCTCACGAGAAGTGTCCTGGACCGGATCCCCCGGCCGCCCTCATTTCCTCCGGACCAGGTCACCGGTGAGGTGATCAACCTGATTTCGAAGCGTTTTGCGGATCACCCCGGCAGATGCACGGACTTCGACCATCCCGTAACCCAGGACCAGGCTCGCCAGGCCCTGAGCAACTTCATCACCCACCGCCTGCCCGATTTCGGAGCCTACGAGGATGCCATGCACCAGGGCGAGCCCGTTCTGTTCCATTCCCGGCTGTCCGCATGCCTGAATCTCAAACTGCTCCATCCCCAGGAATGTCTGGACGCGGCTCTGGACGCGCTCCGGCACAACGCCGCGCCGCTCAACAGTGTCGAGGGCTTTGTCCGTCAGATCATCGGTTGGCGTGAATATATCCGGGGCGTGTACTGGCTGCATATGCCCGATTACCAGGACATGAATGCCCTGGACCACCAGCGGCCCATCCCCAGCCTGTTTTGGGATGGACTCACGGACATGGCTTGTCTGCGCGATGCCATGGCCAACGTGCTGCGCCTTGCGTACACGCACCATATCCAGCGACTCATGGTTCTAGGGTTGTTCGCCCTGCTTGCGGGCGTACATCCCCGGCGCTTTCACGAATGGCACATGGCCATGTACGCCGATGCCGTGGACTGGGTCTCCCTGCCCAACGCCCTGGGCATGAGCCAGTACGCCGACGGCGGGATCGTGGGTACCAAACCTTACTGCGCCACGGGCAAATACATCCAGCGCATGGGCGACTGCTGTCCGGCTTGTGCATTTGATCCGGCACAAAGTTACGGTCCCCGGGCATGTCCGTTTTCCGTACTCTATTGGGATTTCCTTGGCCGCCATGCCCAGAGGCTGGGCACCAACCAGCGCATGACCCTGCAATTGGCCAACCTGGAACGTCGCAGGCAAGACAAAACCCTGATGAACAGAACCCGGAAGGCAGCGCAAGAAATCCGCAAACGGTATTGGGAATAA
- a CDS encoding PEP/pyruvate-binding domain-containing protein yields MTEDRTIPPCALDGVDPTQAARFGGKACALVVLSRADIRLPKSLVLGIEAYQDFLVRSGLDQTIAELLSRKSLDDMRWEEIWDLALTIRNRFLRQKSSAWLENLVAEIIRAFPSGSELALRSSSPGEDSRVASHAGLHESHVGLQGAEAVEDALIRVWSSLWSDRALLYRKELGLNPAESAMAVLIQECIRGECSGVAFSMDPTDESRSVIEAVPGMNESLVDGSTPPARWLLDAGTGRILETQPGPWDMAHDGFPREEDVQRIWNLSRRCADIFQAAQDVEWTLRGGELFCLQSRPITTGTAQSAPWEAEDRRPWYLSLHRSFENLRALRREVEDELLPELEQEHAALADVDLDALTNARLTEELRTRLETMQRWREIYWAKFIPLAHGVRLLGMVYNDALRPDDPYAFTALLTGSRLEAVLRNQALEALAGLIRDDALLRRSLEQGMLPGELEAGNRFAEVFATFVQRHGVLLCSTAWCTEGERGLISLLLAMAAEPPRTDSGGDDTRKRQSGSDTNGHEHVGSQAMPQADLEQEFLAAFPDAKKDFAIQVLELGRAAYRIRDNDNLALGRIQGELIRAVDKAQRRLQVRTDSELTETLARIPEDYLDAGSPTGRSSPKAAEGISSGARTFFGQPAGPGLARGPARVIREPGDLFAFQRGEILVCEAMDPSMSFVVPMAAAIVEARGGMLVHGAIIAREYGLPCVTGVVGAPYQLQNGDRILVDGYSGRVALQE; encoded by the coding sequence GTGACCGAAGACAGAACAATACCTCCATGCGCACTTGATGGGGTTGATCCAACCCAGGCGGCCCGTTTCGGAGGGAAAGCCTGTGCCCTGGTCGTGTTGAGCCGGGCTGACATCCGGTTGCCAAAGTCGCTGGTTTTGGGGATTGAGGCCTACCAGGATTTTCTGGTTCGGTCCGGACTGGATCAGACCATCGCGGAGCTCTTGAGCCGCAAGTCCCTGGACGACATGCGCTGGGAGGAGATTTGGGACTTGGCCCTGACGATCCGGAATCGCTTCCTGCGCCAGAAGTCATCTGCCTGGTTGGAAAATCTTGTGGCCGAAATCATCAGGGCGTTTCCCAGCGGCAGTGAACTGGCTCTGCGCTCTTCATCGCCTGGTGAAGACAGCCGGGTTGCCTCCCATGCCGGACTCCATGAATCCCATGTGGGGTTGCAGGGAGCCGAGGCCGTGGAGGATGCGCTGATCCGAGTCTGGTCTTCGTTGTGGTCGGACCGTGCCCTGCTCTACCGCAAGGAGCTGGGACTCAATCCGGCTGAGAGTGCCATGGCCGTGCTGATCCAGGAGTGCATCCGGGGTGAGTGCTCCGGGGTTGCTTTCAGCATGGACCCCACGGACGAATCACGAAGCGTGATCGAGGCCGTGCCCGGCATGAACGAGTCCCTGGTGGACGGTTCCACGCCTCCGGCCCGCTGGCTGCTGGATGCAGGCACCGGACGGATCCTGGAGACCCAGCCTGGCCCGTGGGACATGGCGCATGACGGTTTTCCCCGTGAGGAGGACGTCCAGCGGATCTGGAATCTCTCCCGCCGCTGCGCTGACATTTTCCAGGCTGCCCAGGACGTGGAGTGGACGCTACGTGGCGGAGAATTGTTTTGCCTGCAATCGCGTCCCATCACCACGGGAACGGCTCAGAGCGCCCCTTGGGAAGCCGAGGATCGGCGGCCCTGGTATCTCAGTCTGCATCGCAGCTTCGAAAATCTGCGGGCCTTGCGCCGGGAGGTGGAGGATGAGCTTCTGCCGGAACTGGAGCAGGAACATGCGGCCCTGGCCGACGTGGACCTGGATGCCCTGACCAACGCACGGCTGACAGAGGAGCTGCGAACACGCCTCGAAACCATGCAGCGCTGGCGGGAGATCTACTGGGCCAAATTTATCCCCTTGGCGCATGGAGTGCGGTTGCTGGGCATGGTCTACAACGATGCGCTGCGTCCGGACGACCCCTACGCCTTCACCGCCCTGCTCACGGGAAGCCGGCTGGAAGCGGTCCTGCGCAACCAGGCATTGGAGGCATTGGCCGGTTTGATCCGTGACGATGCGCTTCTGCGCCGGTCCCTGGAACAGGGCATGCTCCCTGGTGAATTGGAGGCAGGCAACAGGTTTGCCGAGGTCTTTGCCACGTTTGTCCAGCGCCATGGTGTCCTGCTCTGTTCCACGGCCTGGTGCACGGAAGGGGAACGGGGGCTGATAAGCTTATTGCTGGCCATGGCCGCTGAACCGCCTCGGACGGATTCAGGGGGTGACGACACCCGCAAAAGGCAGTCCGGATCAGACACTAACGGCCACGAACATGTCGGGTCGCAAGCAATGCCGCAAGCAGACCTGGAACAGGAGTTTCTGGCCGCCTTTCCGGATGCCAAAAAGGATTTTGCGATTCAGGTCCTGGAACTCGGCCGGGCGGCCTACCGGATCCGGGATAACGACAACCTGGCGCTGGGTCGCATTCAGGGCGAGCTGATCCGGGCCGTGGACAAGGCTCAACGCAGATTGCAGGTGCGGACCGATTCAGAGTTGACCGAGACTCTGGCCCGGATTCCCGAGGACTATCTGGACGCGGGCAGTCCGACGGGACGCAGTTCGCCAAAAGCGGCCGAGGGAATATCGTCTGGCGCGCGGACATTTTTCGGGCAACCTGCTGGTCCGGGCCTGGCTCGCGGCCCGGCACGGGTAATCCGCGAACCTGGGGACCTGTTCGCTTTTCAGCGCGGCGAGATCCTGGTCTGCGAGGCCATGGACCCGAGCATGTCCTTTGTAGTCCCAATGGCCGCGGCCATTGTCGAGGCCCGTGGCGGCATGCTCGTGCACGGCGCGATCATTGCCCGGGAATACGGCCTGCCATGCGTCACCGGGGTGGTTGGTGCACCGTATCAGCTGCAAAACGGAGACCGGATCCTGGTGGATGGATACTCCGGACGGGTCGCTCTGCAGGAGTAA